In Nitrospinota bacterium, the DNA window CTGGTGGCATCGGTCAGTCCAATGGTCGCTCCTAATGTTAGCAGAAAGGCAAAACCGTATCGTTTGTAAACTATGAGGATAGCGATTATGCAGGCAATGCCGATATGTAAAAAGTTCTGCTTGATGGTGATAAACAGCATGAACTGCTGCATTATTCGGGATTGAAAATGCTGATTGATCCAGTAGAATAGTGAAACGTCAAGATCGTATAAAATGGTGGATCCTTTTTGCGGGGGTTGTGGTTACTGTGCTAATTTTATGGAGTTTAATGGATTGAGTCAATCGATTTGTCGTGCTCCCTCATTGTGGAAATTAAAAAAATCTTCATGGAGGAAAATCATACTAAGGTTTATGGGTTACCACCTGAGCGGAGTTGTTGATGTTAAAAAACCATGATAATGCCTTGATCCTGTTTGCCCGTGACCCGGTTCTGGGTAAGGTGAAGACGAGACTATCCCCATTTCTTGATGAAGACGTTATTCTCAGGCTTTATACCTGCTTTCTTAATGACAGCCTTAAAAAAATCCGGCAAATAAAAAACGCAGATTGCTTTGTTGGAATCGCCCCCTCTAATGATTCGGGATTTTTTACCGGAACTCCTGATTCTGATATCCGCCTTTTTGTTCAGGAGGGAGAAGGGTTGGGTGATAAAATGCGCAAGGCCATGCAAGACAGGTTTGCCGAGGGATATGAGAGGGTTGTGATTATCGGTTCAGACAGCCCTTCTTTACCGGTTTCCTACCTGTCGAGAGCTTTGGGTTCTGATAAAGATATGGTCATCGGGCCAAGTACAGATGGAGGCTATTATTTAATAGGTATGAAAGGTAGGGTTGTCGAAGTTTTTGATGGGGTGACATGGGGAACCGAAAAGGTGCTTCGTGAAACGTGTGAACGACTTGGGAAAAATGGAGTGGAATTGGAACTTTTACCTGTTTGGTATGATGTCGACAGTCCGGAAGACTTGAAGTTTTTCAAAACACACTTAGAGCTTATCGAGATGGCCGGACTTGAGAACGCGGGTGAAACTGGAAGATTGCTGGATAAGATCCTGCCGTCTTACTAATAAATTATTTGGTGCTTGTCTCAGAATTAATTTAAATGGACTGAAAAATATGAAGCTTAGTAAATATACAGACCCTGATTATCAGGCTGTTATTGATGCGTTGGAAAATCGTTCTGGTATGGACTTGTTCACTCATGATGAGACCGTACGAAAGATATTAAAGGACATCCAGGAGCGTGGTGATGCGGCATTGTTGGAATACACGAGCCGTTTTGATAGGTGCGACCTTTCTGTTGAGCAGTTAAAAGTCACTCCAGAAGAGATACGGCAGGCTTACAACGGTGTTGCGGAAGAAGAGTTGAAGGCACTGAAAGAAGCGGCAGAACGTATTCGCAGGTTTCATGAACGGCAGAAACAGGAATCATGGAATTATGAGGAAGAAGGGATCATGCTGGGCCAAGTGGTGAGGCCTCTGGCAACAGCAGGAATCTACGTTCCGGGAGGTAAGGCATCGTACCCTTCTTCAGTGCTAATGAATGCGATTCCGGCGAAAGTGGCCGGTGTCGACCGCGTTATCATGTGTTCACCTTTTCCCGACGGGCAGACTCGTCCGCATGTTCTGGTAGCGGCGGATATAGCAGGGGTGACAGAAATTTATAAGGTGGGCGGTGCACAGGCTGTTGCCGCCATGGCTTTTGGAACGGCAAGCATTCCACGTGTTGATAAAATTGTCGGGCCGGGCAACATATTTGTGGCATTGGCCAAGCGACTTGTGTTTGGGATGGTAGATATTGACATGATAGCGGGTCCCAGTGAAGTTCTGGTGGTGGCGGACCATAGTGCTAACCCGGCCTATGTGGCGGCAGATCTGTTATCCCAGGCTGAGCATGATGAAGAGGCGGTGCCAATTCTGGTTACACCTGAAGAAGGGCTGGCGAGGGAGGTGATGGCCGAACTGGAGAGGCAGAAAAAAACTCTGGACCGCCAATCCATAATAGACGTGTCTTTGAGCAGAGAATGCCGGATTCTGGTGACAGAATCCCTTGAAGAAGCGGTTGATGTGGCTAATCGGTTGGCTCCTGAGCATTTGGAACTGGCCCTGGAAGAGCCTGAGCGTTGGGCTGAAAAGATTCAGAATGCGGGAGCGGTATTTTTAGGGCATTACACCCCCGAGGCTGTTGGGGACTATCTGGCAGGTCCAAACCATGTATTGCCCACAAGTGGAACAGCGAGGTTTTCATCGCCATTAGGTGTGTATGATTTTGTCAAACGGACGAGTATGATTTCCTATTCCCGCTCAGCTTTAGAAAAATGTGGCAAAAATGTGACATTATTGGCTGAAATGGAAGATTTGGGAGCACATGCAAATTCGGTCAAAATAAGGCTGGAACCCGACAAAAAATAAATCTTCTAAAACACCATATTTTCATAGTTTCGAGACTCGATTTTGACTTGACACTTAATAAAGGCTATGTTCTAATCACCAACAATTTAGGCACTTGTGTGCCAAATTGATAGCTGTTAATTTGGGTTTTGAAACCCATATAAAACAATAATTTATGGGGAATTAAGCGGCTATTCTTTTTCCGGTTAAGGCTTCGATTGGCGTTTGAGGGCGATGCTTTTGCTGGAGCTTATGAGATTTAAGAATTTTTTAATTTTGCAAGATTTAGAAAGTTAGATTGAACTATATAAACAGGTACCTTTTAAATTTACGTTTTACTAGCAACGGATCCTGATCAGATCCAAAAGGAGGTTAGTCATGTTGGGGAAAAACAAACGTAGCATAGTGGCATTTTCACTGGGGCTGGTACTGGCAATGGCCATGTATCTGGTTCCGGGCATGACCAGCGATGCGATAGCCAAGGAAGTGTTCGCGGAGCAGGTTTTTGCTGAAGAAGCATTCGCAAAAGAGGTTCAGGCTGAAGAGGCGGCTGAAGGCGAAGGCGAACCTGAAATTGAGTGGGGCCAGGACGTTTTCTATAAGGACTGGGAGGGTAATCCTCTTAAGGGTCCTGTGAGTGGTCATCCTGCTCCAGAGTTGGGCGAGACGGATTATAATACATATTCTTTCGCCCCCAGCCGGATGCTTTTATGGGTTGCCAATCAGCAGCACCTTTACTTTGGTAGCTTCGTACTAGCTGTTCCGATTTTCTGTATGATTATCGAATTCATCGGTATTCGTACCAAGGAAGAGGATCCGGTTATGTCTGCCAAGTATGATCGTCTTGCGCATGACCTGATGAAAGTAAGTTTGACAGCTTATTCCTGGACGGCGATCCTCGGTGGTGT includes these proteins:
- a CDS encoding glycosyltransferase, with product MLKNHDNALILFARDPVLGKVKTRLSPFLDEDVILRLYTCFLNDSLKKIRQIKNADCFVGIAPSNDSGFFTGTPDSDIRLFVQEGEGLGDKMRKAMQDRFAEGYERVVIIGSDSPSLPVSYLSRALGSDKDMVIGPSTDGGYYLIGMKGRVVEVFDGVTWGTEKVLRETCERLGKNGVELELLPVWYDVDSPEDLKFFKTHLELIEMAGLENAGETGRLLDKILPSY
- the hisD gene encoding histidinol dehydrogenase is translated as MKLSKYTDPDYQAVIDALENRSGMDLFTHDETVRKILKDIQERGDAALLEYTSRFDRCDLSVEQLKVTPEEIRQAYNGVAEEELKALKEAAERIRRFHERQKQESWNYEEEGIMLGQVVRPLATAGIYVPGGKASYPSSVLMNAIPAKVAGVDRVIMCSPFPDGQTRPHVLVAADIAGVTEIYKVGGAQAVAAMAFGTASIPRVDKIVGPGNIFVALAKRLVFGMVDIDMIAGPSEVLVVADHSANPAYVAADLLSQAEHDEEAVPILVTPEEGLAREVMAELERQKKTLDRQSIIDVSLSRECRILVTESLEEAVDVANRLAPEHLELALEEPERWAEKIQNAGAVFLGHYTPEAVGDYLAGPNHVLPTSGTARFSSPLGVYDFVKRTSMISYSRSALEKCGKNVTLLAEMEDLGAHANSVKIRLEPDKK